CGCTCCGGAGGTGAAGGTCAGGCTTTAAGCATAGCGGCGGCGGTTTCTCATGAAATATGTATAAATACGGCGCTTGCCGCGGGCGGGAATGTGGGACGCTGCCCGGGATATTCATTTGTGGTTTAATGGGCGGCTTTGATTTTTAAGACCGATCCTACCCTCCGATGCGGAGCCGGGAAACATACGCCGTGAACAAACGCCTCCCCATCGTCGTGGCCGCATGGCTGGCCTGCTGCCAGTCGGCCCTGGCCGATTCCCTGCCGCCGCAGGCTGAGCATGACGGCGCCGACGCGCGTCGCCTGTTGCAGGACAGCGACCGCCGTTTCGACAATCTGATCCAGCAGCAAAGGATGCGCCAGCTGAAAAGCGAAGGCAGCAATCTGGAGGCGGAACGCGCGCCTCAGATGGAGGGGGGGAGCTGCCTGCCGGTCAGCGGTCTGAAGCTGGCCGGCATCAGGCTGTTGTCGCGGGAGGAGGTGACGGCGCTCGGCCCGCCGCGCGGAACCTGCCTGGACATCGCGGAGCTCAACCGCTTCAGCCGGGCGTTGACCGCCTTGTACCTGGAGCGCGGCTTCATCGCCGCAAGGGTGAGGCCGGAAGGGCCCGACGCCGACGGCGCGCTGACGCTGAGGGTGGTGGAGGGCAAGGTGGCGGCGATACGCGGCGACGCGGACGCGCCCAAGGCCGGCAACCTGTTTCCCGGCATGCTGGGCAAGCCTTTGAACGTGCATGATCTGGACCAGGGCCTGGATCAGGCCAACCGGCTGCGTTCCAACAAGGTGACTGTCGACGTGCTGCCCGGCGATGCCGCGGGCGAATCGGCGCTGCAGCTGCATAACCAGCCCGCTGTCCGGCTGTCCGGCGGACTGTCGCTGGACAACGCCGGACGGGACAGCACCGGCCGCATGCAGGCGGGCGCCAGCCTGAACTGGGACAATCCGGCCGACTGGAGCGATCTGCTCAACCTGTCGGTCCAGACCACCACCGCGCGGCAAGAGATCCGGCACAGCCGCAGCGAGTCGCTGTTCTATTCCCTGCCTTACGGCTACTGGACATTGAGCGCCTTCGCCAGCCATGCCGACTACCTGATACCCAATACCCTGCAGTCGGGCTTGGTGGTGCAGTTGTCCGGCACCACCGAACAGAACGGCTTGCGGCTGGACAGGGTGTTGTCGCGCGGGCAGAACCATGTGCTGACCGCCGACGCGCAGCTGGTGCAGAAACGAGTGCGCAACTTTTTCCAGGATGTGCGTTTGGATAGCAGCATGAACCTGACAGTTCTGGAGGCCGGCGTGTCGCAACTGCTGATCCAGCCCGCCGGCCTGCTGCAGCTGGACGGCAGCGTGCAGCGCGGCGTGCGCTGGCTGGGCGCGGATGCGCCGGATCCGCTGCATCCGGGCGCCGCCAATCCGCAATTCACCAAGCTGAGGCTGGGTCTTGCCTGGTTCCGCGGGCTGGCGCTGCCCGGCGGCCCTTATCAGTTGCAGATCGCCTTGTCCGGCCAGGCCAGCCGCGACGAGTTGCCCGGCGTCGAGCGGCTGGACATCGCCGACGCCAGCGCGGTGCGCGGCTTCCGCAACAACTCGCTGGTGTCGGAAACCGGCTGGTATTGGCGCAACACCCTGTCCCGCCGCTTCATGGCGGGCGGCTGGAGCCTGACGCCGCGCGTGGGCGTGGACGGCGGTCGGGTGCTGCAGCGGGACGCACGGGAAACCTGGCAGGACATCGCCGGCGCGGCGGTCGGCCTGGCGTTGGCGCGGGGCGGGCTGACGCTGGACCTCGACTACAGCCGGCCCTTGCGCAAGCCGCAGGGCTGGCTATCGGAGGGCCACATCCTGTTCGCCCGGCTCAACTGGCAGTGGTAAGCGCTGGTGTTGTAAATGAAACGAAAAAATTATTCACATCATTGCAAACGAGTATTTCAATTGATTTGATTTAAGAAAACTCTTAGATTGCAAATCAAACACTTGTTTTAGCGGGCGGGCCGTCGAGCGAGGGCCGCCCGTTTCCTTTGTTTCGAGGGGATGATGATGAAAAAAACAAAATTCGATTTGTCCGTGACCGGCCGGGTGGCCGCCGCCTTGACGCTGGCCTTCGTGCTGGCCGACAACGGCATGGCCGCAGGCATCGTGGCGGGCGGCGCCAACCAGCCGCAAGTGAGCACCGCCGCCAACGGCGCGCAGGTGGTCAACATCGTTGCGCCGACCGCGGCCGGCGTATCGCATAACCAGTATCAGGACTTCAACGTCAACCAGCCGGGCGCGGTGTTCAACAACTCGCTGCAGGGCGGCGCGTCCCAGTTGGCCGGCCAGCTCGCCGGCAACGCGATGCTGGGCGGCAACCAGGCCAGCGTGATTCTGAACGAGGTGGTCAGCCGCAACCCGTCGCTGCTGCTGGGCAAGCAGGAAGTGTTCGGCAAGGCCGCCGACTACGTGCTGGCCAACCCCAATGGCATCACTTGCAACGGCTGCGGCTTCATCAACATCCCCCGCGCCTCGCTGCTGGTCGGCACCGCCAATCTGCAGAACGGCGCCATCGCCTCGCTGCAGGCGGCGAACAACGGCAACGCGCTCAGCATCGCCGGCTCCGGCGCGTCCAGCGTCAGCGTGCTGGACCTGATCGCGCCGCGTCTGGACATCCGCGGCAATGTCGCCGCAACCGACGCCATCCGCGTCCGCGCCGGCTTCAACACCGTCGATTACGCCAGCGGCCAGGTGATCGCCACCGCGCCGACGCCGGACGGCGTGGGCAGGCTGGACAGCTATTTCCTGGGCGCGATGCAGGCGGGCCGGATCAACATCGTCAGCACCGCCGCGGGCGCGGGCGTCAATGTCGGCGGCAACCTCGCCGGCGGGGACGAGCTGACCGTCAACGCCGCGGGCGCGCTGGCGGTGCAGGCTGCGCAGCTGAAGGGCAGGCAACTGGCGCTGAGCGGCGCCAGCGTGGATATTTCCGGCCGGGTGGACAGCGAAACCGGCAAGGACAGCAAGCACGACGAAAGCTGGTTCATCTGGAAGACCGGCGAGAGCAACAGCGTGTCCAGCAAGACCGACGCCAGCGTCAAGCGCGCGTCGCTGCAGGGCGACAGCGTCACGGTCAGCGCCGCGGGCGGCGCCCACGTCGGCGCGGCCGACATCCAGGGCCAGGACGTGAAGCTGTCCGGCGCCAGCGTCAGCCTGGACGGCCAGCTGGCGGAAAGCAGCGCCCAGAGCAGCGACCACGCCTGGAAGAACTCCTGGGCCTTCAACCAGGACAAGAGCAGCACCACCCAGCAGCAGTCGACGGCCCGGATCAAGGCCGGCCATGACGCGGAAATCTCCGCTGCCGGCACGGACATCGCCATCGCCGGCGCCAGCGTGCAGGCCGGCAACAACGTGAAGCTGTCGGCCGCGGGCGGCGTCAAGCTGTCGGCGTTGACCGAAACCGACATCAGCCGCGACACAGGCAACCGCAAGAACGACGGCGCGGCGCTGGAAACCGGCAACTGGGACAATAGCAGCAGCCAGCAGCGGCTGGTGCAGGCCCAGGTGCGCGCCGGCAACGCGCTGGGCGTGACCGCCGGCGGCGACATCAACGCGCAGGCGGCCTCGCTGCAAGCCGGCGGCGACGCCATCCTGTCCTCGCAGGGCAAGACCGCGCTGGCTACGCAGACCAGCGCGAACAGCAGCAGCACGCAGAACGGCAAGACCTACTGGGGCGGCATCGGCGGCGGCGGCAACCAGAACAACAGCAGCAGCGCCACAGTCAACACCGGCAGCGCCGTCAACGCCGGCGGCAAGCTGTTCATCAACGGCGACGCCGGCATCGCGATCAACGGCAGCCAGGCCAAGGGCGCGCAGGGCGCTTACGCCAAGACCCAGTCCGGCGGCGTGGTCATCGACAGCGCGCTGGATCTGACCCAGACCCGCACCGACCAGCGCACCGGCACCGCGTTCAACATCACCAGCAGCGCCAGCAAGGGCAGCACCAGCAAGCAGGACGCGGTGGCTGCGTCGCTGAAGTCCGATGCCGAGCTGCAGCTGATCTCCGCCGGCGACGTGGCGGTGACCGGCAGCCTGGTCAAGGCGGCGCAGGCGCTGAACATCCAGGCGGTGGGCGACATCAAGGTGGCCAGCCAGGCGGTGGAATCCCACAGCCAGTCGAACGATACCCAGCTGGCGCTGCGCGGCGTCGGCGCCGAAACCGGCGACCAGCAATACCGCGGCGGCGTGCGCATCGAGCACACTTCCAGCAGCCAGCAACTGGACAAGACCGACCAGGCCGGCTC
This genomic window from Chromobacterium violaceum ATCC 12472 contains:
- a CDS encoding ShlB/FhaC/HecB family hemolysin secretion/activation protein; the encoded protein is MNKRLPIVVAAWLACCQSALADSLPPQAEHDGADARRLLQDSDRRFDNLIQQQRMRQLKSEGSNLEAERAPQMEGGSCLPVSGLKLAGIRLLSREEVTALGPPRGTCLDIAELNRFSRALTALYLERGFIAARVRPEGPDADGALTLRVVEGKVAAIRGDADAPKAGNLFPGMLGKPLNVHDLDQGLDQANRLRSNKVTVDVLPGDAAGESALQLHNQPAVRLSGGLSLDNAGRDSTGRMQAGASLNWDNPADWSDLLNLSVQTTTARQEIRHSRSESLFYSLPYGYWTLSAFASHADYLIPNTLQSGLVVQLSGTTEQNGLRLDRVLSRGQNHVLTADAQLVQKRVRNFFQDVRLDSSMNLTVLEAGVSQLLIQPAGLLQLDGSVQRGVRWLGADAPDPLHPGAANPQFTKLRLGLAWFRGLALPGGPYQLQIALSGQASRDELPGVERLDIADASAVRGFRNNSLVSETGWYWRNTLSRRFMAGGWSLTPRVGVDGGRVLQRDARETWQDIAGAAVGLALARGGLTLDLDYSRPLRKPQGWLSEGHILFARLNWQW